In Zingiber officinale cultivar Zhangliang chromosome 1A, Zo_v1.1, whole genome shotgun sequence, a genomic segment contains:
- the LOC122005382 gene encoding protein CHLOROPLAST IMPORT APPARATUS 2-like, producing the protein MTSCLRGGGGGGGGTYVFDLDVVKTSSSSWCRSSQSSASSYPSSTLSDLSNSPPLAISIKRARTPRKRPNQIYNEAAALLSATYPAVFSAVKSPRLLLSNTTNPFHPFPEPPDLLPPLPVLNDAAFLIPNPNPPSAAAAVHFHLKRKTFLTASEKDSAVSPASDVSRESNSPECPIEDDFDAESILESEVAQGIDSIIGNLTVDTSTTDSTNYPINSLLRSLVGRRISSNFELGFGLRRAPRKRDEDKQWSSNSVPMSDINPNYEPPSPPAPEKIEVVNPEQGRLKAALGLRLNHEEVVRDWADRGSVFSDRCQS; encoded by the coding sequence ATGACGTCGTGCCtccgaggcggcggcggcggcggtggcgggACTTACGTCTTCGATCTCGACGTTGTGAAGACGTCGTCTTCGTCGTGGTGTCGTTCCTCGCAATCTTCGGCCTCTTCGTACCCTTCTTCCACCCTCTCCGATTTGAGCAACTCGCCGCCGCTAGCAATATCTATCAAGAGGGCGAGAACTCCCCGGAAGCGGCCCAACCAGATATACAACGAAGCCGCCGCCCTCCTCTCCGCCACATACCCCGCCGTCTTCTCTGCCGTCAAGAGTCCAAGGCTTCTCCTTTCCAATACAACTAACCCATTCCACCCCTTTCCGGAACCCCCCGATCTCCTCCCCCCTCTGCCGGTCCTCAACGACGCCGCATTCCTAATCCCAAACCCCAATCCACCGTCCGCCGCGGCCGCAGTCCACTTCCACCTCAAGCGAAAGACTTTCTTAACCGCTTCCGAGAAAGATTCCGCCGTGAGTCCAGCAAGCGACGTGTCCCGGGAGTCGAATTCGCCGGAGTGCCCCATCGAGGACGACTTCGACGCAGAATCCATTCTCGAATCAGAGGTGGCACAGGGCATCGACAGCATCATCGGCAACCTCACTGTCGATACTTCAACCACCGACTCCACGAATTACCCCATTAACTCCCTGCTCCGGAGCCTCGTTGGGCGCAGAATCTCCAGCAATTTCGAGCTCGGCTTTGGATTGCGGCGGGCACCGAGAAAGAGGGATGAGGACAAACAGTGGAGTTCAAACTCAGTGCCGATGTCAGACATAAATCCAAACTACGAGCCTCCTTCTCCTCCAGCGCCGGAGAAAATCGAGGTCGTGAACCCGGAACAGGGGAGGCTGAAGGCTGCACTGGGGCTCAGGCTGAACCATGAAGAAGTCGTGAGAGATTGGGCCGATCGCGGTTCGGTTTTCTCCGACCGGTGCCAGTCGTGA